Proteins encoded within one genomic window of Pygocentrus nattereri isolate fPygNat1 chromosome 9, fPygNat1.pri, whole genome shotgun sequence:
- the zhx3 gene encoding zinc fingers and homeoboxes protein 3: MASKRKSTIPCMIPVKTLLLQDELEQGRHSPLCKESSFFHKEEPNAKGFQTLDESPGHEAGDAHKDGGTYTCRPCNFETQDLNLFLDHVYSGHPEFRTDPTFLCVDCGVSAAKFEGLALHNARVHPSTMTTTLQLKKKDRKVTVEQNLIVGLGESTSSKESEISITKTPIMKMLKGKSESKRIVVSHPGADEPAATTVKQVETKESPAVTVTHVPTIVHNGAASKVTLPSAIQIVNGSGALPLLKTANTQVVSVVQNRSLSQQSTLSSSTSSSSSSSSASSSKNLPKVMIPLSSIPTYNASMDNSSFLKTSFSKFPYPTKAELCYLTVVTKYPEEQIKIWFTAQRLKQGISWSPEEIEDARRKMFNTIIQTAPPAGQQQCQTHHSTPQQTIAVLPASLGTTGIPHILQGSLVGQGGVIVTQPMMANGIQVSSAPVALAVTPKPQAAAKPMMQAKPAAALVADKGLSMVVGSVGSSNSGNYTISNSSSGGSSSSSSSSSSSITSSIISSLSTNSSHASVISIGSSSSGKINSNSNSKASIPSTNGKSSASSSSNAKMVTDNKNSTNVKANTAKSSVDSKGSTDVKGNTKNNERENKSSCSSSSSNSSSPSVTASSSPAMTATADSTPSKSESPSPVSANSRTLPTSSFLDPSFYKAKKSQEQLLALKESFLISQFPSQEEVDRLTNLTGLTVREVRKWFSDRRYHFRNLKGSRSSTGGQTSAASSASSTASASTAVGDVSDNAASTERPKTPQKMPLSPSRQQQTTPPTPTRRPPRPPSPDFTAIRYKEREPHQVRALEASFAQDPDPSGEEVDRLRAETKMTRREIHGWFADRRRRVAAEKKKEELERAEREDEDDEDVEKEKEEGGEVSEKGKKDLEKEVADIKEDIEESSSETGQQVKDEKQKEDASGTAPKVNPIKINLKMLKVTESNGKGEMEGSPQPETTKVPPVASQTSTPSSQPPQTAYRGKKTPEQLHLLKQAFARTHWPSSPLYNELIAKTGLPRPEVVRWFGDCRYVLKNGQLKWLESYQSMVDEEDFQKGNITLLQEHLNTNGKLVESQLEELAKSSGLSEELVRRWFTRQTKAALPSEEAKSEDAEAMEMKPSPSAAKGKTNLKSVQQDEGDVKDEQMEQSVTNLTLKDQTTKKTTTGETDTGAKQESE, translated from the exons ATGGCTAGCAAGAGGAAGTCCACAATTCCCTGCATGATCCCTGTAAAGACCTTGCTTCTACAGGATGAACTTGAGCAGGGCCGGCATTCTCCCTTATGCAAGGAAAGCAGTTTCTTCCATAAGGAGGAACCAAACGCAAAAGGCTTCCAAACTTTGGATGAATCTCCTGGGCACGAAGCAGGAGATGCACATAAAGATGGTGGCACTTACACCTGCAGGCCCTGCAATTTTGAGACCCAGGACCTGAACTTGTTCCTTGATCACGTTTACAGTGGGCACCCAGAATTTCGCACTGACCCTACCTTCCTCTGTGTGGACTGTGGGGTGAGTGCTGCAAAATTTGAAGGGCTTGCTTTGCACAATGCTCGTGTGCACCCTAGTACAATGACCACCACACTTCAGCTGAAAAAGAAGGACAGGAAGGTCACAGTGGAGCAGAACTTGATTGTAGGTCTTGGTGAAAGCACTAGCTCAAAGGAGTCAGAAATCTCCATCACTAAGACGCCCATCATGAAGATGCTCAAGGGCAAATCGGAGTCCAAGAGGATTGTGGTTTCTCACCCTGGCGCAGATGAGCCTGCAGCCACCACTGTCAAGCAGGTAGAGACGAAAGAGTCGCCAGCGGTTACGGTCACTCATGTTCCTACCATCGTGCACAACGGAGCAGCGAGCAAAGTCACTTTGCCATCTGCGATACAGATTGTCAATGGCTCTGGAGCTTTACCTTTGCTAAAAACAGCCAATACCCAAGTTGTATCTGTGGTTCAGAACAGGAGTCTCAGCCAACAGTCAACATTGTCCTCCTCcacttcctcctcttcttcttcttcttcagcatCAAGCTCCAAGAATTTACCGAAAGTGATGATTCCTCTGAGCAGCATTCCCACCTACAATGCATCCATGGACAACAGTAGCTTTCTGAAAACTTCCTTTAGTAAGTTCCCCTACCCAACCAAAGCAGAGCTCTGCTATCTGACTGTAGTTACCAAGTACCCAGAAGAGCAAATCAAAATCTGGTTTACAGCACAGAGGCTTAAGCAAGGAATTAGCTGGTCACCAGAGGAGATAGAGGATGCCCGCCGGAAGATGTTTAACACCATCATACAGACGGCACCCcctgctggtcagcagcagtgTCAGACACACCATAGTACCCCTCAGCAAACAATCGCAGTCCTGCCGGCCTCCCTAGGTACAACTGGTATCCCTCACATTTTACAGGGAAGCCTGGTTGGCCAAGGAGGGGTTATTGTCACCCAGCCCATGATGGCTAATGGGATTCAGGTCAGCAGTGCTCCTGTTGCCCTGGCTGTAACACCCAAGCCACAGGCTGCAGCTAAGCCCATGATGCAGGCAAAGCCTGCTGCTGCCCTGGTAGCTGACAAGGGACTCAGCATGGTGGTGGGCTCTGTTGGAAGCAGCAATAGTGGAAATTATACCATCAGCAATAGCAGCAGTGGAGgaagcagcagtagcagcagcagcagcagcagcagcatcacaAGCAGTATTATTAGTAGTCTCAGCACAAACAGCAGCCATGCTAGTGTTATTAGCATTGGTAGCAGCAGCAGTggcaaaataaacagcaacagcaaTAGTAAGGCCAGTATACCAAGCACTAATGGTAAAAGCAGTGCATcaagcagcagtaatgccaaaaTGGTTACtgacaacaaaaacagcactaATGTCAAAGCCAACACTGCAAAAAGTAGTGTGGACAGTAAAGGCAGCACTGATGTTAAAGGAAACACTAAGAACAACGAACGTGAAAATaagagcagctgcagcagcagcagcagcaacagcagtaGTCCCAGTGTTACAGCCAGTTCCAGCCCAGCTATGACAGCTACAGCAGACAGTACCCCTAGCAAATCTGAGTCTCCTTCACCAGTTTCTGCTAACTCGCGCACTCTTCCCACCTCTAGCTTCCTGGACCCCAGCTTTTATAAAGCCAAAAAATCCCAGGAGCAGCTGTTAGCCTTAAAGGAGAGCTTCCTCATCAGCCAATTCCCCAGTCAGGAAGAGGTAGACAGGCTTACAAATCTGACTGGCCTGACGGTCCGTGAGGTACGAAAGTGGTTCAGCGACCGTCGTTACCACTTCCGCAATCTGAAAGGCTCAAGGTCAAGCACTGGTGGTCAAACTTCAGCGGCCAGCAGCGCCAGCTCCACTGCCTCTGCCTCCACTGCTGTTGGAGACGTTTCAGACAATGCTGCGTCAACAGAAAGGCCCAAAACCCCACAAAAGATGCCTCTGAGCCCCTCACGACAGCAACAGACGACGCCCCCCACGCCTACAAGACGTCCGCCGCGACCACCATCTCCAGACTTCACAGCAATACGATACAAGGAAAGGGAACCCCACCAGGTTCGCGCTCTTGAGGCCAGCTTTGCCCAGGACCCTGATCCATCCGGGGAAGAAGTGGACAGGTTACGAGCAGAGACTAAGATGACTCGGCGTGAAATCCACGGCTGGTTTGCTGACCGGCGAAGGAGAGTGGCGgcagagaagaagaaggaggagttAGAACGAGCAGAGAGGGAGGATGAAGACGATGAAGACGtcgagaaagaaaaagaggaaggaggagaagtgagtgaaaagggaaaaaaagatctTGAGAAAGAGGTGGCAGACATTAAAGAAGACATTGAGGAATCTTCATCAGAAACAGGTCAGCAGGTCAAAGATGAGAAGCAGAAGGAGGACGCATCTGGCACTGCGCCGAAGGTTAACCCAATAAAGATCAATCTCAAAATGCTGAAAGTCACCGAATCCAATGGAAAAGGGGAAATGGAGGGAAGTCCACAGCCAGAGACTACGAAAGTGCCCCCTGTTGCATCTCAGACATCCACCCCTTCATCTCAACCACCCCAAACTGCATATCGAGGTAAGAAGACACCTGAACAGCTTCATCTACTAAAGCAAGCCTTTGCCCGCACCCACTGGCCCAGCAGCCCCTTGTACAACGAACTGATTGCTAAAACTGGCCTGCCTCGCCCAGAGGTGGTGCGTTGGTTTGGGGACTGTCGCTATGTCCTGAAGAACGGTCAGCTGAAGTGGCTGGAGAGCTATCAGTCCATGGTAGACGAAGAGGACTTCCAGAAAGGTAACATCACTCTGCTTCAGGAGCACTTGAACACCAATGGCAAGCTGGTCGAGAGTCAGCTGGAGGAGCTAGCCAAGTCAAGCGGCCTGTCTGAGGAGCTGGTCAGAAGATGGTTCACAAGACAAACGAAAGCAGCCTTGCCATCAGAGGAGGCAAAGTCAGAGGATGCAGAAGCCATGGAGATGAAACCTTCACCCTCTGCAGCCAAAGGCAAGACAAACTTAAAGTCAGTGCAGCAGGATGAGGGGGATGTGAAGGATGAGCAGATGGAGCAATCTGTGACCAACCTCACCTTGAAAGATCAGACCACAAAGAAGACGACGACTGGAGAAACAGATACTGGTGCAAAGCAAG AGTCTGAGTGA